From Anaerotignum faecicola, the proteins below share one genomic window:
- a CDS encoding sulfatase-like hydrolase/transferase gives MKKKNLLYIFADQWRAQAIGAAGEDHVSTPHMDRFAGESMAFDHAVSTYPLCSPHRASLLTGKYPYCCGMWTNCKTGLDEAVMLRPQEVTISDVLHEN, from the coding sequence ATGAAAAAGAAGAATCTGTTATACATCTTTGCCGACCAGTGGCGTGCCCAGGCCATTGGTGCGGCGGGAGAGGATCATGTGAGCACGCCTCATATGGACCGTTTTGCCGGGGAGAGCATGGCATTTGACCACGCGGTCAGCACGTATCCGCTGTGCTCGCCCCACCGTGCCTCTCTGCTGACCGGGAAGTATCCGTACTGCTGCGGCATGTGGACCAACTGTAAGACCGGTCTGGACGAAGCTGTCATGTTAAGGCCTCAGGAGGTAACCATCTCCGATGTCCTTCATGAAAACG
- a CDS encoding ABC transporter permease: TEYKNIMASIKPYVDEKFQSWILGVNDFDSEYDSFIKELKARGIDRALEINQKAYETFLGEDR; the protein is encoded by the coding sequence GACAGAGTATAAAAACATCATGGCAAGCATCAAACCTTATGTAGATGAAAAATTCCAGTCCTGGATCCTCGGTGTCAATGATTTTGATTCGGAATATGATTCCTTTATCAAGGAGTTAAAGGCGAGAGGCATCGACCGGGCGCTGGAAATCAATCAGAAGGCGTATGAGACATTTCTGGGAGAAGACCGATAA